The Deltaproteobacteria bacterium nucleotide sequence CCTCGCCAGAAGCGGCTTCTTTGACGGCACCACCTTCCACCGCGTTGTGCCAGGTTTTGTGATCCAGGGAGGGGACCCTAATTCCAAGAATCCTGACAGGAGCACCCATGGCACAGGCGGACCAGGGTATTATCTCAAGGCTGAATTCAGCGACCGGCCGCATCTGAGAGGCACCCTGTCCATGGCCAGGGCTGCGGATCCTGACAGCGCCGGGTCGCAGTTTTTCATCTGTGTGCAAGCGGCGCCCTTTCTCGACGGCAACTACACGGTTTTTGGAGAAGTATTGGAGGGCATGGACGTAGTAGACAAAATAGTCTCGCAGCCAAGAGATGAGAGGGATAATCCCATCGAGCGCATCGAGCAGAGAGCCGCAGGAGCACTGATGAACATGATGGACGACAGGGAAGAAACTGCGAGGCCAGAGCAGCAAGACAAGGCCAGGGATGAAGAGTTGACAGTGTCTGTCAAGAAGTCAGACGAATTTCAGTTTGGTCGAGATTTTTTTACCGGCTGTCTGGCGATCATAGTTATTGCGGTCATTCTCTTTGTGATCATCCCCGTGTTGATCTTCGTCTTGAAGCTTAGCTTCATGTTGGTCCTTCCGGTGGGCCTATTGGCAATTCTGGTAATTCTGACCACATTTTTTGGGCGCATCATCAACATACTTCGGAAGAACTGGTGATAATGATGGCGTCTACAGTTTACTACGAGAGAGGGGAGTGGAGATGGCAAGGCACAAGGTTGGCATGTTTCGCCAGTACCCATTCCGGGTTGGCCAGAAAATCCGTATAGATGACGGCCCTCGTCGGGGAGACTGGGAGGTGGTGGGGGTGAGCGGCCACAAGGTGAAACTGCGCTGTCCTGTTTCTCTAAGAGAGTTCGAGTGGAATCGCTTCTGCTATCTGGTGGAGGAAAAGGAGGCGGAGTGGCCCCAGCAGGACTGATGTAAGGTTCG carries:
- a CDS encoding peptidylprolyl isomerase; this translates as MEQTRAVIKTKFGDITLGFFPDVAPNHVSSFLDLARSGFFDGTTFHRVVPGFVIQGGDPNSKNPDRSTHGTGGPGYYLKAEFSDRPHLRGTLSMARAADPDSAGSQFFICVQAAPFLDGNYTVFGEVLEGMDVVDKIVSQPRDERDNPIERIEQRAAGALMNMMDDREETARPEQQDKARDEELTVSVKKSDEFQFGRDFFTGCLAIIVIAVILFVIIPVLIFVLKLSFMLVLPVGLLAILVILTTFFGRIINILRKNW